One Opitutia bacterium DNA segment encodes these proteins:
- a CDS encoding AraC family transcriptional regulator yields MSENAAPSALFAARSMSQHNRAEMRQIFDHAIRLAERNRIMLRVPHEVRPVQNKRGMHYHYRPEIFIGVRGWTDFIFPKESFRVAPDEVCVIPAGVPHAEKVGAAPGESFRNLVAGFYNNTLSIHLAHEAKPGKPDIEVIEFFDAPNLDVFLTLANSIASTHNMHGPARDAVLQGLVLALLGLMRNIVETGTGQLNSDIGKVFQAKCLVREQFANPDLSVQHVAEVLGCSADYLSHLFHTETKERLTHYIQRIRIDGAILALETTKLTISEIAYASGFADPAYFARVFKQHKGMTPQEFRAQLDARRKEQDQQPKTVYYDHVDFTHGVPQKKEDPTPAAKSRESASDPATAFER; encoded by the coding sequence ATGTCCGAAAACGCGGCTCCGTCTGCCCTGTTCGCGGCTCGTTCGATGAGCCAGCACAACCGTGCGGAGATGCGGCAGATCTTCGATCACGCCATTCGCCTCGCCGAGCGCAACCGCATCATGTTGCGCGTGCCGCACGAGGTGCGCCCCGTGCAGAACAAGCGCGGGATGCACTACCACTACCGCCCGGAGATCTTCATTGGCGTGCGCGGTTGGACGGACTTCATTTTTCCGAAGGAGAGCTTCCGCGTCGCGCCGGACGAAGTGTGCGTGATCCCCGCCGGGGTGCCGCACGCCGAAAAGGTCGGGGCGGCGCCCGGCGAGTCGTTCCGCAATCTCGTCGCGGGTTTCTACAACAACACGCTGAGCATCCACCTCGCGCACGAGGCCAAGCCGGGCAAGCCGGACATCGAGGTGATCGAGTTCTTCGACGCGCCGAACCTCGACGTGTTTCTCACGCTCGCGAACAGCATCGCCTCGACGCACAACATGCACGGGCCCGCGCGCGACGCGGTGTTGCAGGGCCTCGTGCTCGCGCTGCTCGGGTTGATGCGCAACATCGTCGAGACCGGCACCGGCCAGCTGAACAGCGACATCGGCAAGGTGTTTCAGGCGAAGTGCCTCGTCCGCGAACAATTCGCCAACCCCGACCTCAGCGTGCAGCACGTCGCCGAGGTGCTCGGGTGCTCGGCGGACTATCTCTCGCACCTCTTCCACACCGAGACAAAGGAGCGGCTCACGCACTACATCCAACGCATCCGCATCGACGGCGCGATCCTCGCGCTCGAGACGACGAAGCTCACGATTTCGGAGATCGCCTATGCGAGCGGTTTCGCGGACCCCGCGTATTTCGCGCGCGTGTTCAAGCAGCACAAGGGGATGACGCCGCAGGAATTCCGCGCGCAGCTCGACGCGCGCCGCAAGGAGCAGGATCAGCAACCCAAGACCGTTTACTACGATCACGTGGATTTCACGCACGGAGTGCCGCAGAAAAAGGAAGATCCGACACCAGCCGCCAAGAGCCGCGAGTCGGCAAGCGATCCGGCGACGGCTTTCGAGCGCTAA
- a CDS encoding FAD-binding protein has product MKTIETDCLVLGAGLAGSAYALHAARAGLRVELLSLAEPLVANSDWAQGGIIYGAGTDPEQLARDILEASAGTANPAAIEQLVREGPSAVKELLLDELRVDFDRRPDGELDFTREGGHHERRIIHTRDTTGHSILAAVAAKVDATPGITRRSGHVAVDLLTLSHNAADPAHRYEPLTCFGCYALDTASGEVIAITARKTILATGGLGGVYLHTTNQPGSVGHGVAMAYRVGARVIDLEYVQFHPTVFFPRDGAPFLITEALRGEGAVIVDARGRRFMDKVHPLGSLAPRDIVARAISQHLAATGDACAFLDLSALKPEFIRERFPAIHARCLAAGIDITRERIPIVPAAHFSCGGVHTDLQGRTNVRDLNAIGETACTGLHGANRLASTSLLECLVSARAAAAADIAELEKAKLLIRNFDADAPREKLSIKNFARPTAREWRSPAKVADPLLLQQDLHQIRQTMWNYAGIIRSPRRLARARRILLELREDIQAFYRDCRPSRELIELRNAVQTALLVVHAASLNPVSKGCHYVAEES; this is encoded by the coding sequence ATGAAAACCATCGAAACAGACTGCCTCGTCCTCGGCGCCGGCCTCGCCGGTTCGGCCTACGCGTTGCACGCGGCGCGCGCGGGGCTGCGCGTTGAACTCCTCTCGCTCGCGGAGCCGCTGGTGGCGAACAGCGACTGGGCGCAGGGCGGCATCATTTACGGCGCGGGCACCGATCCGGAGCAGCTCGCGCGGGACATCCTCGAAGCGAGCGCGGGCACGGCGAATCCCGCGGCCATCGAACAACTCGTGCGCGAGGGTCCTTCCGCCGTGAAGGAGCTGTTGTTGGACGAACTGCGCGTCGATTTTGACCGGCGGCCGGATGGTGAACTGGATTTCACGCGCGAGGGCGGTCACCACGAGCGACGCATCATTCACACGCGCGACACCACCGGTCACTCGATCCTCGCGGCGGTCGCGGCGAAGGTCGACGCCACGCCCGGCATCACACGGCGCAGCGGACACGTGGCGGTCGACCTGCTCACGCTCTCTCACAACGCGGCCGATCCCGCGCACCGCTACGAGCCGTTGACCTGCTTCGGCTGCTACGCGCTCGACACGGCGAGCGGAGAGGTGATCGCGATCACCGCGCGGAAGACGATCCTCGCGACGGGTGGCCTCGGCGGAGTTTATCTGCACACGACGAACCAGCCCGGCAGCGTCGGGCACGGTGTGGCGATGGCGTATCGCGTGGGAGCGCGCGTCATCGATCTCGAATACGTGCAGTTTCACCCGACGGTCTTCTTCCCGCGCGACGGTGCGCCGTTCCTCATCACCGAGGCGCTGCGCGGCGAGGGCGCGGTGATCGTCGACGCACGCGGCCGGCGGTTCATGGACAAGGTCCATCCGCTCGGTTCGCTGGCGCCGCGCGACATCGTCGCGCGTGCAATCAGCCAGCACCTCGCGGCGACGGGCGATGCGTGTGCGTTTCTCGATCTGTCGGCGCTGAAGCCGGAGTTCATCCGCGAGCGTTTCCCCGCGATCCACGCGCGCTGTCTCGCGGCCGGCATCGACATCACGCGCGAGCGCATTCCGATCGTGCCGGCGGCGCATTTCTCCTGCGGCGGCGTGCACACGGATTTGCAGGGCCGCACGAACGTGCGCGACCTGAACGCCATCGGCGAGACGGCCTGCACCGGCCTGCACGGCGCGAACCGCCTCGCGAGCACGTCGCTGCTCGAGTGCCTCGTCAGCGCGCGGGCTGCGGCTGCGGCGGATATCGCGGAGCTGGAAAAAGCAAAGTTGCTCATTAGGAACTTTGACGCGGATGCTCCGAGGGAAAAGTTGTCCATTAAGAACTTCGCCCGGCCCACGGCGCGCGAGTGGCGGAGTCCGGCGAAGGTGGCTGATCCGCTGCTGTTGCAGCAGGACCTGCATCAGATCCGGCAGACGATGTGGAATTACGCGGGCATCATCCGGTCGCCGCGCCGGCTGGCGCGGGCGCGGCGCATCCTGCTGGAGTTGCGCGAGGACATCCAGGCGTTCTATCGCGACTGCCGGCCGAGCCGGGAGCTAATCGAGCTGCGCAATGCGGTGCAGACCGCGTTGCTGGTCGTGCACGCCGCGTCGCTGAATCCGGTGAGCAAGGGCTGTCACTACGTCGCGGAGGAGAGCTGA
- a CDS encoding sodium:solute symporter family protein: MTLLPLFLASTGGSASSASAGGVVLQLAGVDYAILAIYFAFVLGIGWVLRKHLKTSTDFFESGRSLPAWICALGFIGANLGAQEVMGMAASGAKYGIATSHFYWVGAIPAMVFVGIFMMPFYYGSKARSVPEYLKLRFDEKTRTFNALSFAVMTVFSSGISMFALAKLLNAILGWNFDACIFISSAIVLVYIYTGGLTSAIYNEVLQFFLIVLGFLPLVILGLQDIGGWDGLMKQLGAYSETKGMPGAWSHSWAPMGSPSANPIGIEWFGMIAGLGFVLSFGYWCTDFLVIQRAMAAKDMNSARRTPLIAAIPKMMFPALVILPGMLAIALYHKGGTAQIALPTGADGNPDYNMVVPAMLAKYFPNGMLGIGLTALMASFMSGMAGNVTAFNTVWTYDLYQRWFKPDASDAHLIKVGRITTIVGLLISAVCAYAAAKFNNIMDMLQLVFGFVNAPLFAIFLLGMFWKRATGHGAFFGLLIGTISAAIFQGNTLPVGETASILKGGWMGVHYTFASSMAQNFWMAICAFSGCFLGTIFISLATTPNRTDNELRGLVYSLTEKVVDHHETPWYARPATLGVIVLGLTVLLNIIFW, encoded by the coding sequence ATGACCCTGTTGCCCTTGTTCCTCGCCTCCACCGGAGGCAGCGCGTCGTCGGCATCCGCCGGTGGCGTCGTGCTCCAACTCGCCGGTGTCGACTATGCGATCCTGGCCATCTACTTCGCCTTCGTGCTCGGCATCGGCTGGGTGCTGCGCAAGCACCTGAAGACATCGACCGACTTCTTCGAATCCGGCCGCTCGCTCCCCGCGTGGATCTGCGCCCTCGGCTTCATCGGCGCCAATCTCGGCGCGCAGGAAGTCATGGGCATGGCCGCCTCCGGTGCGAAATACGGCATCGCGACCTCGCACTTCTACTGGGTCGGCGCGATTCCCGCGATGGTGTTCGTCGGCATTTTCATGATGCCGTTCTACTACGGCTCGAAGGCCCGCTCCGTCCCGGAATACCTCAAGCTCCGCTTCGACGAAAAGACCCGCACGTTCAACGCGCTCTCCTTCGCGGTAATGACGGTCTTCTCCTCGGGCATCTCGATGTTCGCCCTCGCGAAGCTCCTCAACGCGATCCTCGGCTGGAACTTCGACGCGTGCATCTTCATCTCGAGCGCCATCGTCCTCGTCTACATCTACACCGGCGGTCTCACCTCCGCGATCTACAACGAGGTTCTCCAATTCTTCCTCATCGTGCTCGGCTTCCTGCCGCTCGTCATCCTCGGCCTGCAGGACATCGGCGGCTGGGACGGCCTCATGAAGCAACTCGGCGCCTACTCCGAAACGAAAGGCATGCCGGGCGCCTGGAGCCATTCGTGGGCCCCGATGGGCAGTCCGTCCGCGAATCCGATCGGCATTGAGTGGTTCGGCATGATCGCCGGCCTGGGCTTCGTGCTCTCGTTCGGCTACTGGTGCACGGACTTCCTCGTCATCCAGCGCGCCATGGCCGCCAAGGACATGAACTCCGCGCGCCGCACGCCGCTCATCGCCGCGATTCCGAAGATGATGTTCCCCGCGCTCGTCATTCTCCCCGGCATGCTCGCCATCGCCCTCTACCACAAGGGCGGCACCGCGCAGATCGCGTTGCCCACTGGCGCGGACGGCAATCCCGACTACAACATGGTCGTGCCCGCCATGCTCGCGAAATACTTCCCCAACGGCATGCTCGGCATCGGCCTCACCGCGCTGATGGCCTCGTTCATGTCCGGCATGGCCGGCAACGTCACGGCCTTCAACACGGTCTGGACCTACGACCTCTATCAACGCTGGTTCAAGCCCGACGCCTCCGACGCGCACCTGATCAAGGTCGGCCGCATCACGACGATCGTCGGCCTGCTCATCAGCGCCGTCTGCGCCTATGCCGCCGCGAAATTCAATAACATCATGGACATGCTCCAGCTGGTGTTCGGCTTCGTGAACGCGCCGCTCTTCGCCATCTTCCTGCTCGGCATGTTCTGGAAACGCGCGACCGGCCACGGCGCCTTCTTCGGTCTGCTGATCGGCACGATCTCCGCCGCGATTTTCCAAGGCAACACGCTCCCCGTCGGCGAGACCGCCTCGATCCTCAAGGGCGGATGGATGGGCGTCCACTACACCTTCGCCAGCTCGATGGCGCAGAACTTCTGGATGGCGATCTGCGCCTTCAGCGGGTGCTTCCTCGGCACGATCTTCATCTCGCTCGCGACGACGCCCAACCGCACCGACAACGAACTCCGCGGCCTCGTCTACTCGCTCACCGAGAAGGTCGTCGATCACCACGAGACGCCCTGGTATGCGCGCCCCGCCACGCTGGGCGTCATCGTCCTCGGCCTCACTGTCCTCCTGAACATCATCTTCTGGTAA
- a CDS encoding MFS transporter, whose product MSSVPERLSFREKLAYGLGDTASNFYFALFNGFLVYYYTDVFGLTPGTAGSVAGLVPSLVSWLIPLIGLLADRTHTRWGQFRPYLLWAAIPYGICGYVMFSNPALSPSAKVGFAYVTYAATLIAYLTINTPYSALMGVMSPSSEERTGLSAYRFACAFTGGLIIGTYVPFLKDHFGATEADSFRNMMAVFAVISVAMFLYTFWNTRERVAAPVSAQQSVATDLRDLSRNIPWLILFFAGFLTLANVGLRSGATVYYFKYVVGDDALRGFDEFFGPFARVLAFLKISSSGLGLYNFAGGLAFIIGSLSTKLFLRFFARRPLMIALTILNALAMAAFFVVDPHNLAVLAGLNIFASFVAGPTPAIVWSFYADTADFGEWKFGRRSTGLVFSAAVLAQKVGLALGTALLGWLLSYYGYVANAVQTPRAITGIYLVFAVLPGTFALLSGLAIFFYKLDEPTVKQIERDLAARKAAPSDAAATVS is encoded by the coding sequence GTGTCGTCCGTCCCTGAACGTCTCTCCTTCCGTGAAAAACTCGCCTACGGTCTCGGCGATACCGCGTCGAATTTCTACTTCGCGCTCTTCAACGGATTCCTCGTCTATTACTACACTGACGTCTTCGGCCTGACGCCCGGCACCGCCGGCAGCGTCGCCGGCCTCGTGCCCTCCCTCGTCTCGTGGCTCATCCCGCTGATCGGCCTGCTCGCCGACCGCACACACACGCGCTGGGGCCAATTCCGCCCGTATCTCCTCTGGGCAGCGATTCCCTACGGCATCTGCGGCTACGTGATGTTCTCCAACCCCGCGCTCAGCCCGAGCGCCAAGGTCGGCTTCGCCTACGTCACCTACGCCGCCACGCTCATCGCCTACCTGACGATCAACACGCCCTACTCCGCGCTCATGGGCGTCATGTCGCCCTCGTCTGAAGAGCGCACCGGCCTCTCCGCCTATCGTTTCGCGTGCGCCTTCACCGGCGGCCTGATCATCGGAACCTACGTGCCGTTTCTCAAAGACCACTTCGGCGCCACCGAAGCCGACAGCTTCCGCAACATGATGGCCGTCTTCGCGGTCATCTCCGTCGCGATGTTCCTCTACACCTTCTGGAACACCCGCGAGCGCGTCGCCGCCCCGGTCAGCGCGCAACAATCCGTCGCCACCGACCTCCGCGACCTCTCGCGCAACATTCCCTGGCTGATCCTGTTCTTCGCCGGCTTCCTCACGCTCGCCAACGTTGGCCTCCGCTCCGGCGCCACCGTCTATTATTTCAAATACGTCGTCGGTGACGACGCCCTGCGCGGCTTCGACGAATTCTTCGGGCCTTTCGCGCGCGTGCTCGCGTTCCTGAAAATCTCCTCGTCCGGCCTCGGCCTCTACAACTTCGCCGGCGGCCTCGCGTTCATCATCGGCTCGCTCAGCACGAAACTCTTCCTGCGCTTCTTCGCCCGCCGCCCGCTGATGATCGCGCTCACGATCCTCAACGCGCTCGCGATGGCCGCGTTCTTCGTCGTCGACCCGCACAATCTCGCCGTCCTCGCCGGGCTGAACATCTTCGCCTCCTTCGTCGCCGGCCCGACGCCCGCGATCGTCTGGTCGTTCTACGCCGACACCGCCGATTTCGGCGAATGGAAGTTCGGCCGCCGCAGCACCGGCCTCGTCTTCTCCGCCGCCGTGCTCGCGCAAAAAGTCGGCCTCGCCCTCGGCACCGCGCTGCTCGGCTGGCTCCTCAGCTACTACGGCTACGTCGCCAACGCCGTGCAGACCCCGCGCGCCATCACCGGCATCTACCTCGTCTTCGCCGTGCTGCCCGGCACCTTCGCGCTGCTCAGCGGTCTCGCCATCTTCTTCTACAAACTCGACGAACCGACCGTGAAACAGATCGAGCGCGACCTCGCCGCCCGCAAAGCCGCCCCCTCCGACGCGGCCGCAACCGTCTCCTGA
- a CDS encoding glycoside hydrolase family 30 protein — protein sequence MRSSTVIRSASAAALAALMLTSARAATWTVVETARDNSHRLAPIAAPAKAAAASADALKVDTAQRYQEMIGFGGALTESSAWVLAQLPADKRLEVIRRYYDPKDGIGYTLGRTHMNSCDFSLNIWSLDDVPHDYDLHAFTLEPMRKWLMPLLQDARKAAGGDANFKLLVSPWAPPAWMKNNVRADDGGELRWDFAAPWANFYVKFVQAMQKEENFPIWAFTVQNEPEAKQRWESCLFTPEQERDFVKNHLGPAFEKAGLLGKVKLLGWDHNRDRMEARADAMLGDPDCAKYLWGLGLHWYVSEDFEASARVHARYPDKALLFTEGCWEGGDKLGVWEHGEGYATQMIGDFKNWVGGYIDWNIVLDQRGGPNHVGNFCDAPIIVDVNTKEVRYSAAFYYIGHFSKFVKPGAHRIASAGGPAALDTIAFQNPDGSVATIVMNKTAAPATFQLAVAGETVACQIPARAIQTYVRSAN from the coding sequence ATGCGTTCCTCAACCGTCATCCGCTCTGCGAGCGCCGCTGCGCTCGCCGCCCTCATGCTCACTTCAGCCCGCGCCGCCACCTGGACGGTCGTCGAGACCGCCCGCGACAACTCCCACCGCCTCGCGCCCATCGCCGCTCCGGCCAAGGCCGCCGCCGCTTCCGCCGACGCGCTCAAGGTCGACACCGCGCAGCGTTACCAGGAAATGATCGGCTTCGGCGGCGCGCTCACCGAGTCGTCCGCGTGGGTGCTCGCGCAGCTGCCCGCCGACAAACGCCTCGAAGTCATCCGCCGTTACTACGACCCGAAGGACGGCATCGGCTACACCCTCGGCCGCACGCACATGAACTCGTGCGACTTCTCGCTCAACATCTGGTCGCTCGACGACGTCCCGCACGACTACGACCTCCACGCCTTCACCCTCGAGCCGATGCGCAAATGGCTCATGCCGCTCCTACAGGACGCTCGCAAGGCCGCCGGCGGCGACGCCAACTTCAAGCTCCTCGTCTCGCCGTGGGCGCCGCCCGCGTGGATGAAGAACAACGTCCGCGCCGACGACGGCGGCGAACTCCGCTGGGACTTCGCCGCGCCGTGGGCCAACTTCTACGTGAAGTTCGTCCAAGCGATGCAGAAGGAAGAAAACTTCCCCATCTGGGCCTTCACCGTCCAAAACGAACCCGAAGCCAAACAGCGCTGGGAATCCTGCCTCTTCACGCCCGAGCAGGAACGCGACTTCGTTAAAAACCACCTCGGGCCCGCCTTCGAGAAAGCCGGCCTCCTCGGCAAAGTGAAGCTCCTCGGCTGGGACCATAACCGCGACCGCATGGAAGCCCGCGCCGACGCCATGCTCGGCGATCCGGATTGCGCAAAATACCTCTGGGGCCTCGGCCTGCACTGGTATGTGAGCGAAGACTTCGAAGCCTCCGCGCGCGTCCACGCGCGCTATCCCGACAAGGCGCTGCTCTTCACCGAAGGCTGCTGGGAAGGCGGCGACAAGCTCGGCGTCTGGGAGCACGGCGAAGGCTACGCCACGCAGATGATCGGCGACTTCAAGAACTGGGTCGGTGGCTACATCGACTGGAACATCGTCCTCGACCAGCGCGGCGGCCCCAACCACGTCGGCAACTTCTGCGACGCCCCCATCATCGTCGACGTGAACACCAAGGAAGTCCGCTACAGCGCCGCGTTCTACTACATCGGGCACTTCTCGAAGTTCGTGAAGCCCGGCGCGCACCGCATCGCCTCCGCCGGCGGCCCGGCCGCCCTCGACACGATCGCTTTCCAGAACCCCGACGGCTCCGTCGCCACGATCGTGATGAACAAGACCGCCGCGCCCGCGACGTTCCAGCTCGCCGTCGCCGGCGAAACAGTCGCCTGCCAGATCCCGGCGCGCGCGATCCAGACCTACGTGCGCTCGGCCAACTGA
- the nadC gene encoding carboxylating nicotinate-nucleotide diphosphorylase, with protein MLTPRTDHLIDLALEEDAGLGDVTSRAIFPAAHRSRGAIDAKQDLVLCGLEVAARVFAKVDPALKTKLLARDGDRVKKGAIVLRVEGPTAAMLTAERTALNFLQRLTGIATQARRYADAVAGTGVRVVDTRKTTPGWRALEKYAVRTGGCFNHRSSLGEHVLIKDNHIAAAGSLTRAVELCRAAAPHGAKIEVEAKTLAEVKEALRARAEIILLDNMTPTQVTAAVKEIAGRALVEISGGVKFDTLRAYAQPGVNVISIGALTHSAIAADLSLDVQPASKR; from the coding sequence ATGCTCACTCCCCGCACCGATCACCTCATCGACCTCGCGCTCGAGGAAGACGCCGGCCTCGGCGACGTCACCAGCCGCGCGATCTTCCCGGCGGCGCACCGCAGCCGCGGCGCGATCGACGCCAAGCAGGACCTCGTCCTCTGCGGTCTCGAAGTCGCCGCGCGCGTCTTCGCGAAGGTCGATCCCGCGTTGAAGACCAAGCTCCTGGCGCGCGACGGCGACCGCGTGAAGAAGGGCGCGATCGTTCTCCGCGTCGAAGGCCCGACCGCGGCGATGCTCACCGCGGAGCGCACCGCGCTGAATTTTCTCCAACGCCTCACCGGCATCGCCACGCAGGCGCGGCGCTATGCCGATGCCGTGGCGGGCACCGGCGTGCGCGTCGTCGACACCCGCAAGACCACGCCCGGCTGGCGCGCCCTCGAAAAATACGCCGTGCGCACCGGCGGTTGTTTCAACCACCGCAGCTCGCTCGGTGAACACGTCCTCATCAAAGACAACCATATCGCCGCCGCCGGCTCGCTCACGCGTGCGGTCGAGCTCTGCCGCGCCGCCGCGCCCCACGGCGCGAAAATCGAAGTCGAAGCCAAGACGCTCGCCGAGGTGAAGGAAGCGCTGCGCGCCCGCGCCGAAATTATCCTCCTCGACAACATGACACCGACGCAGGTGACCGCCGCCGTGAAGGAAATCGCCGGCCGTGCGCTCGTGGAAATTTCCGGCGGCGTGAAGTTCGACACGCTCCGCGCCTACGCCCAACCCGGCGTGAACGTCATCAGCATCGGCGCGCTCACTCACTCTGCAATCGCCGCCGATCTCAGCCTCGACGTGCAGCCCGCCAGCAAAAGGTAG
- the nadA gene encoding quinolinate synthase NadA, with protein MIATDHEIEAEAERLFRALMHVDCEPGRVWNYDACRRIAPLTLEINRLKKEKDAVILTHSYVEPEIIYGVGDFKGDSYFLSLKAKESRAKVIVFAGVVFMGETAKILSPDATVVVPDRGSGCSLADSLTGDQLRQLKAAYPDAAVVCYINSTADVKAESDVCVTSGNVYDIVAQLPQRRILFVPDRLMGENIRAELKRRGVDKEIITSDGTCIVHDEFTPADIADARARFPGLKVVAHPECEPEVAALADYVGSTGGMMKYVKNTPAPYFLMLTECGLVGRLQVEAPEKHFIGGCRLCPYMKLNSLEKIRDALAAPRPDQIITLDENLRRRALRSIERMFEMAGTPAVG; from the coding sequence ATGATCGCCACTGACCACGAAATCGAAGCCGAGGCCGAGCGCCTGTTTCGCGCGCTCATGCACGTGGATTGCGAGCCGGGTCGCGTCTGGAACTACGACGCCTGCCGCCGCATCGCGCCGCTCACGCTCGAGATCAACCGGCTGAAAAAGGAGAAAGACGCCGTCATCCTCACGCATTCCTACGTCGAGCCGGAGATCATCTACGGCGTGGGCGATTTCAAGGGCGACTCCTACTTCCTCAGTCTGAAAGCCAAGGAGTCGCGCGCGAAGGTGATCGTGTTCGCCGGCGTCGTCTTCATGGGCGAAACCGCGAAAATCCTCTCGCCCGATGCCACCGTCGTCGTGCCCGATCGCGGCTCCGGCTGCTCGCTCGCCGACTCGCTCACCGGCGACCAGTTGCGCCAGCTGAAGGCCGCCTACCCAGACGCCGCCGTCGTCTGCTACATCAATTCGACTGCCGACGTGAAAGCCGAGTCCGACGTCTGCGTCACTTCCGGCAATGTCTACGATATCGTTGCCCAGTTGCCCCAGCGGCGCATTCTCTTCGTGCCCGATCGCCTCATGGGCGAAAACATCCGCGCCGAACTGAAGCGTCGCGGTGTCGACAAGGAGATCATCACGTCCGACGGCACCTGCATCGTGCACGACGAGTTCACGCCCGCCGACATCGCCGACGCCCGCGCGCGCTTTCCCGGCCTCAAGGTCGTCGCGCATCCCGAATGCGAACCCGAGGTCGCCGCGCTCGCCGATTACGTCGGCAGCACCGGCGGCATGATGAAATACGTGAAGAACACACCCGCACCGTATTTCCTCATGCTCACCGAATGCGGCCTCGTCGGCCGCCTGCAGGTCGAGGCGCCCGAGAAGCACTTCATCGGCGGCTGCCGCCTCTGTCCCTACATGAAACTCAACTCGCTCGAGAAAATCCGCGATGCCCTCGCCGCCCCGCGCCCGGATCAAATCATCACGCTCGACGAAAACCTGCGCCGCCGCGCCCTGCGCAGCATCGAACGGATGTTCGAAATGGCGGGGACCCCTGCAGTCGGCTGA